A single window of Pseudarthrobacter defluvii DNA harbors:
- a CDS encoding ABC transporter permease, protein MFLAIRDIRFAKGRFALMGGVVALITLLLVMLSGLTSGLGDQSTSAIDKLGAVNGTGVASKAVDSIVFGAPGTNEPKASYTESEVTAAQVDSWKYRDGVQDAEALGISQTRFQAVAADTGAGTGTTNVAVFGVEPDGHLAPSRLTPDTVVIGKTVAEALSLSAGDKASVGGLELTVRAVVEDQWYSHTSVVWTALPTWSKLAHLTDPEQRGTVAAVTYEDGAKVDEAAANIAAHTVSTSRTGSFQALGSYKSENGSLTLMQAFLYGISALVIVAFLTVWTVQRTRDIAVLKAMGGSSTYILRDAITQAAIVLVLGAGIGGGIGVLGGFFAAQAAPFLVNPATTLLPVFGIIALGLAGAALAVARVTKVDALIALGGN, encoded by the coding sequence GTGTTTCTTGCTATCCGCGATATCCGCTTTGCCAAGGGCCGGTTCGCCCTGATGGGCGGCGTTGTCGCCCTGATCACCCTGCTGTTGGTCATGCTCTCCGGCCTAACTTCCGGCCTGGGCGATCAGTCAACCTCGGCCATTGACAAACTCGGCGCTGTCAACGGCACCGGGGTCGCGTCAAAGGCCGTAGACAGTATCGTTTTCGGCGCCCCCGGAACCAATGAGCCCAAGGCCTCCTACACCGAAAGCGAAGTCACCGCCGCGCAGGTTGACAGCTGGAAATACCGGGACGGGGTTCAAGACGCCGAAGCCCTGGGCATCAGCCAGACCCGGTTCCAGGCTGTGGCCGCCGATACCGGGGCCGGAACCGGCACGACCAATGTCGCCGTCTTCGGCGTCGAACCTGACGGCCACCTGGCGCCCTCCCGTCTCACCCCGGACACCGTCGTGATCGGCAAGACCGTAGCGGAGGCCCTTTCCCTGAGTGCGGGAGACAAGGCAAGCGTCGGAGGGCTCGAACTGACCGTCCGCGCCGTCGTCGAGGACCAGTGGTACTCCCACACCAGCGTCGTATGGACCGCCCTGCCTACTTGGTCGAAGCTGGCGCACCTGACCGACCCGGAGCAGCGCGGAACCGTCGCTGCCGTCACCTACGAGGACGGTGCCAAGGTCGACGAGGCCGCCGCCAACATCGCAGCCCACACCGTCAGCACGTCACGCACCGGGTCCTTTCAGGCCCTGGGCTCCTACAAGAGCGAGAACGGATCCCTGACCCTGATGCAGGCTTTCCTATACGGGATCTCCGCCCTGGTCATCGTCGCCTTTCTGACCGTGTGGACCGTCCAGCGGACCCGCGATATCGCCGTCCTCAAAGCCATGGGTGGATCCAGCACCTACATTCTGCGCGATGCCATTACCCAGGCCGCGATCGTCCTGGTGCTGGGCGCGGGGATCGGCGGCGGAATCGGCGTCCTAGGCGGCTTCTTCGCAGCGCAGGCGGCTCCGTTCCTGGTCAACCCGGCAACAACGCTCCTGCCCGTCTTCGGCATCATCGCCCTTGGTTTGGCCGGAGCGGCGCTGGCCGTCGCTCGCGTTACCAAGGTCGACGCCCTGATCGCCCTCGGCGGGAACTAG